In the genome of Sphaeramia orbicularis chromosome 13, fSphaOr1.1, whole genome shotgun sequence, one region contains:
- the fchsd2 gene encoding F-BAR and double SH3 domains protein 2, whose translation MQPPPRKVKVTQELKNTHTEQMTRLHFKHQTECDLLEDMRSYSLKKGQLERDYAQALQKLASQYLKRDWPGINPDDQRTDYRNVYAVWRSYLEGTVQVSQSKLNLCDNYKSQVSEPAKTVRFYKEQQLKKTIDQLSGIQAELQESVKELAKAKKKYYDCEQVAHAVREKADIEAKSKLGLFQSRISLQKASVKLKAKRSDCNSKATQARNDYLLTLAAANAHHDRYYHTDLLHCIQALDGRIYEHVKDYLVALSRTELEASQATHNTFQFLLDKSTRIIQEFNQQLFMQENPVFHKAHDFQFQPSECDTTLSSVQQLVDIEPSPVSAMRMTLAQSRQLESETGTTEEHSLNKEARKWATRVAREHKNIIHYKRSLEECESHGLPPTEQGRADLELKIEDTKENIRKAETIKLKAEARLDLLRQVGVAVDTWLKSAMNQVMEELENERWASYTSHDPSLSGTVDLEREEGEECEENMEVFDDSSSSPSGTLRNYPLTCKVLYSYKASQPDELTIDEQEMLEVIEDGDMEDWVKARNKTGQVGYVPEKYLQFPASNSLLSMLQSLATLDARSHTSSNSTEPELHSGCINGDTNMVYVRALYDYEGQADEELSFPEGAVIRLLSRDTQTDDGFWEGELNGRVGVFPSVLVEDLNENGETSGGGAGDIQISPSLKLPSSLPPLPLYDQPPISPFTSPETSTPPPLPRSPSAALNGEHKPPLPASSHKGSLSTHNQSSGRSPVSPGFPQSQPPRFNSEGGPGKLRPVRAAPPPPKQHARRQQEKNDKTEEVEITLV comes from the exons gcTTTGCAGAAGTTGGCAAGTCAGTACTTAAAAAGAGACTGGCCTGGAATCAACCCTGACGATCAGAGAACAGACTACAG GAATGTATATGCAGTGTGGAGATCCTACTTAGAAGGTACAGTGCAGGTGAGCCAGTCCAAGCTCAATTTGTGTGACAACTACAAGAGTCAAGTATCAGAACCTGCAAAGACTGTGAGATTCTACAAGGAGCAGCAACTCAAAAAG ACCATAGATCAGTTGAGTGGCATTCAGGCAGAACTGCAGGAGTCAGTGAAGGAGTTGGCCAAAGCCAAGAAAAAATACTACGACTGTGAGCAGGTGGCCCACGCAGTACGAGAGAAAGCCGATATAGAGGCCAA gtcTAAACTGGGTCTTTTTCAGTCAAGAATTAGTTTACAGAAAGCTAGTGTAAAG ttgaaaGCTAAGAGGAGTGACTGTAACTCCAAAGCAACACAGGCCAGGAATGACTACTTACTAACGCTAGCTGCTGCCAACGCTCACCATGACCGCTACTACCACACGGATCTACTGCACTGCATACAG GCCTTGGATGGCAGGATCTATGAGCATGTGAAAGACTACCTGGTAGCGCTGTCTCGTACTGAGCTCGAGGCCTCCCAAGCCACACACAACACCTTCCAGTTCCTGCTGGACAAATCCaccagg ATAATACAAGAGTTCAACCAGCAGTTATTCATGCAGGAGAACCCAGTATTCCACAAAGCACACGACTTCCAATTCCAGCCCAGCGAATGCGACACG ACTCTGAGCTCGGTGCAGCAGTTGGTGGACATTGAACCGTCGCCCGTCAGTGCCATGAGAATGACCCTGGCACAG AGTCGTCAGCTGGAGTCGGAGACAGGGACGACGGAGGAGCACAGTCTGAACAAGGAGGCCAGGAAATGGGCAACCAGAGTAGCCAGAGAACACAAGAATATAATACACTACAAGAGA TCTTTGGAGGAGTGTGAGAGCCATGGCTTGCCCCCGACAGAGCAGGGCAGAGCAGATCTAGAGCTGAAAATCGAAGACACCAAAGAAAACATACGCAAAGCGGAG ACTATAAAGTTGAAAGCTGAGGCTCGGCTGGACCTTCTGCGGCAGGTTGGAGTTGCTGTGGATACCTGGCTGAAGAGTGCCATGAACCAG GTGATGGAGGAGCTGGAGAATGAACGTTGGGCCAGCTACACTTCCCACGATCCCTCACTGTCG GGCACAGTGGACTTGGAGCGTGAGGAGGGTGAAGAGTGTGAAGAAAATATGGAAGTTTTTGACGACAGCAGCTCCAGTCCCTCTGGAACACTTCGCAACTACCCACTAACCTGTAAAGTCCTCTACTCATACAAG GCGTCCCAGCCAGATGAGCTAACCATTGATGAGCAGGAGATGTTGGAGGTCATTGAGGATGgagacatggaggactgggtcaag GCTCGCAATAAAACAGGACAAGTAGGCTACGTCCCAGAGAAATACCTGCAGTTCCCAGCCTCCAACAGTCTACTGAGCATGCTTCAGTCTTTGGCCACACTCGATGCCAGATCACACACTTCATCTAATTCAACTGAGCCTGAGCTGCACTCCGGCTGCATCAATGGAGACACTAACA TGGTTTATGTCCGCGCACTTTATGATTACGAGGGCCAGGCCGATGAGGAGCTGTCCTTTCCTGAGGGGGCCGTGATTCGCCTGTTGAGCcgtgacacacagacagatgatgGATTCTGGGAGGGGGAGCTAAACGGACGGGTTGGAGTCTTCCCCTCTGTGCTGGTCGAGGATCTTAATGAGAATGGGGAGACCAGCGGAGGAGGGGCAGGGGACATTCAG ATCTCTCCATCTCTGAAGCTACCATCTTCTCTGCCACCTCTTCCACTGTATGACCAACCTCCCATCAGCCCTTTCACCAGCCCTGAGACCTCCACCCCACCTCCTCTCCCACGCTCACCGTCTGCTGCACTCAATGGGGAACACAAGCCTCCACTGCCCGCCTCTTCACACAAGGGATCTCTGTCCACCCACA ATCAAAGCTCTGGCAGGAGTCCAGTGTCTCCAGGATTTCCTCAGAGTCAGCCACCTCGATTCAACTCTGAAGGAGGCCCAGGCAAACTGCGACCT GTGCGAGCTGCTCCTCCTCCACCCAAACAGCACGCCCGCCGACAGCAGGAGAAGAACGACAAGACAGAGGAGGTGGAGATCACGCTGGTGTGA